Proteins encoded in a region of the Wenzhouxiangella sp. XN201 genome:
- a CDS encoding citrate synthase translates to MAERKLTLTDPESGKSLDLPVVAGSEGDPTLDISRLHSELGYFTFDPGYGATASCKSDITYIDGQAGILRYRGYPIEQLAENSSFLEVAYLLLYGELPTGDEFASFERDITYHTMVHEKLNNFISGFHYNAHPMAILSGVVGSMAAFYHDKLDVNDPEQRDLAAKRLIAKMPTIAAAAYRHYMGWPSAYPRNSLNYSERFLHMMFSVPAEAYEVNPVAAKALDLLFILHADHEQNASTSTVRLVGSTGANPYACTAAGIAALWGPAHGGANEAVLNMLDEIGDVSQVGKYVEKAKDKDDPFRLMGFGHRVYKNFDPRATIIRKACHEVLDDLGQDDPLLDLAMELEKIALEDDYFVERKLYPNVDFYSGIIYKALGIPTSMFTAMFAIGRTVGWVSQWLEQSASPHRIGRPRQVYTGAGERNYVDIDKR, encoded by the coding sequence GTGGCCGAACGCAAACTCACCCTGACTGATCCCGAATCCGGAAAGTCCCTCGACCTGCCCGTGGTGGCCGGTTCGGAAGGCGATCCCACGCTCGATATCAGCAGGCTGCATTCCGAGCTGGGCTACTTCACTTTTGATCCGGGTTACGGTGCGACGGCCAGCTGCAAGAGTGATATCACCTACATCGACGGCCAGGCCGGCATCCTGCGCTACCGCGGCTATCCGATCGAGCAGCTGGCCGAGAATTCCAGTTTCCTGGAGGTGGCCTACCTGCTGCTCTACGGCGAATTGCCCACCGGCGATGAGTTCGCGTCCTTCGAGCGCGACATCACCTATCACACGATGGTCCACGAGAAGCTCAACAACTTCATCTCGGGCTTTCACTACAACGCACATCCGATGGCCATACTGTCGGGCGTGGTCGGTTCGATGGCGGCTTTCTACCACGACAAGCTCGATGTCAACGACCCGGAGCAGCGCGACCTGGCGGCCAAGCGCCTGATCGCCAAGATGCCGACCATCGCCGCGGCGGCCTACCGCCACTACATGGGTTGGCCGAGTGCCTATCCGCGCAATTCGCTCAACTACTCCGAGCGCTTTTTGCACATGATGTTCTCGGTACCGGCCGAGGCCTATGAGGTCAATCCGGTAGCGGCGAAAGCGCTGGACCTGCTGTTCATCCTGCACGCCGATCACGAGCAGAACGCTTCGACCTCGACCGTGCGCCTGGTCGGCTCGACCGGGGCCAACCCGTACGCCTGCACGGCCGCCGGCATTGCCGCGCTGTGGGGTCCGGCCCACGGCGGCGCCAACGAAGCCGTACTCAACATGCTCGATGAGATCGGCGACGTCAGCCAGGTCGGCAAGTACGTCGAGAAGGCCAAGGACAAGGACGATCCGTTTCGCCTGATGGGCTTCGGCCACCGCGTCTACAAGAACTTCGATCCGCGCGCGACCATCATCCGCAAGGCCTGCCACGAGGTGCTCGATGACCTCGGTCAGGACGACCCCCTGCTCGACCTGGCCATGGAGCTCGAGAAGATCGCGCTCGAAGACGACTACTTCGTCGAACGCAAGCTCTACCCCAACGTCGATTTCTACTCGGGCATCATCTACAAGGCCCTGGGCATCCCGACCAGCATGTTCACCGCCATGTTCGCCATCGGCCGCACCGTCGGCTGGGTCAGCCAGTGGCTGGAACAGTCCGCCAGCCCGCACCGCATCGGGCGGCCGCGGCAGGTCTACACCGGGGCGGGCGAGCGCAACTACGTCGACATCGACAAGCGTTAG